The genomic interval TTGCAGCCCTTTAAGGGAGTTGGCGCCTATTACCTAACCAAAAGTACCGCACCATCATGGCTTCGAAAGTGAAGATTTTCTCTGGTAATGCTTCTAAAGTTTTAGGGGAAAGAATTGCGGACGAGTACGGTGTAGAACTGGGTAATATCGTCACCTCGGAATTCAGCGACGGCGAGTTCCAGCCAAGTTTTGAAGAGACGGTTCGTGGAGATAAAGTGTTCCTAGTGAACAGCACCAATCCACCTACCGAAAACTTGATGGAGTTGTTGCTGATGATCGACGCCGCAAAGCGTGCTTCTGCCAAGCAGATTATCGCGGTGATGCCTTACTTCGGTTGGGCGCGGCAAGATCGCAAGGATAAGCCTCGTGTACCCATCGGTGCCAAAATGGTGGCCAACTTGTTGACCGCCGCGGGAGCTACCCGCATTGTGACCATGGACCTGCACGCGGATCAAATCCAAGGGTTCTTTGAAGTACCAGTAGATCACCTCTTCGCGTCGGCTATTTTCTTGCCGTACTTGGAGAGTTTGAAATTGGATAACCTCACGATCGCCTCCCCTGATATGGGTGGGTCGAAGCGAGCAAACTCCTACGCCAAATACCTCAACGCTGAGGTGGTGATTTGCTATAAACAACGTCTGAAGGCCAATGTCATCGAAAAGATGACGGTCATTGGAGATGTGACGGATCGCGACATTGTTTTGGTGGATGACATTATTGACACCGCCGGAACACTGACCAAAGCGGCCGATTTGATGATGGAGCAAGGAGCACGCAGCGTGCGCGCAGTTTGTACCCATCCAGTGCTCTCAGGCAGTGCCTACGAGCGCATTGAGAATTCGGCTTTGGAAGAGTTGATCGTCACTGATACCATCCCGTTGCGTCAGCAATCGGCAAAGATCCGCGTGGTGAGTGTGGCGCCGCTCTTTGCTAATGTGTTCAAACGGGTCAGCAAGCATAAGTCAATTAGTTCGCACTTTATCGTATAAGCACTCAAAAAGAAAAGCGAAATGGAAGTAGTATCGATCAGCGGAAAACTACGTGAGGTAGTTGGAAAGAAAGACGCCAAAGGATTGCGTCGTGAAGAGTTGGTTCCTTGCGTCGTTTATGGAGGAGAGGAAAACATCCACTTCTACACCAATACCCGCAGCTTTAAAGACCTCATCTTTACAGCAGACGCTCACTTGGTTGAGCTCGATATCGACGGAAAAAAAGTTCAAGCGGTTTTGAAGGCCACTCAGTACCACCCGGTAACTGATGAGTTGATGCACGCAGACTTCATGCAAGTCTTTGATGACAAAGAGGTCATCATGCAGATTCCTGTACACTTGCAAGGTAGCGCCCTTGGGGTACGTAACGGGGGTAAATTGCGTCATGCACAGCGCCGTTTGCAAGTGAAGGCTTTGCCTAAAGATCTTCCAAGCGCCATCGAAATCGACATTACCAACATGCGTATTGGCCACACCAAAACGGTTGCTGATATTCAAGAAGGTAAGCCTTTCGAAATTCTCAATGCATCACGCTCTGTAGTCGTAGCTGTCTTGACTGCTCGTAACGCAGTCGATGATGACGAAGAAGACGAAGACGAAGAAGGCGAAGGTGGTGAAGGCGAAGCAGCCGAAGCTCCTGCCGCTGAAGCAGCTGAATAAGCGTGAAGAAGAGTCTCATTGTAGGCCTAGGAAATATTGGGGCGGAGTACGCGAATACCCGTCACAACATTGGATTTCAAATACTGGATGCACTCGCAGAGTCATCCAGTATTTCTTTTTCTGCCGACCGCTATGGGGATCGGGCCGAGTTCAAATGGAAGGGGCGTCCCTTCGTGCTCATCAAGCCGAATACCTATATGAACCTCAGCGGTAAGGCGGTCAACTACTGGATGCAAAAGGAGAAAGTGCCGGCGAACCAGATCTTGGTGGTCACGGACGATTTAGCCCTGCCTTTTGGTAAGCTTCGCCTCAAGGGGAAAGGAAGCGATGGAGGTCACAACGGGCTCAAGAACATCCAACAATTGCTGGGACACCCGAACTACGCGCGTCTGCGCTTCGGCGTGGGGAATGACTTCGCCAAAGGCCGTCAAGTAGACTATGTCTTGGGGGAATGGGGCGCAGAAGAGCAGCCCGAACTGGGCGCGCGCATCGACTTGGCAATCGACATGATTAAGTCCTTTGGAACGGCTGGGCTCCAGCGTACCATGAACGATTTCAATAACCGATAAGGGGGCATCGTGCCGTAGGCACTGCTCTTATTCTACCGTAACCGACTTGGCTAGGTTCCGCGGCTGATCCACATTGGTTCCGCGCATCACGGCTATGTGGTAGGACAGCAGCTGCAAAGGCACCGTGGCTAAAAGCGGAGTGAAGGCCTCTTCCGTGTCCGGAATGACAATCACGTCCTCGCTCAGCTCTTCCACCTGACCGTCCTTCTGGTTTACAATGGCCAGAATGCGGCCGGAGCGCGCGTGTACTTCCTGCATGTTGCTCAGTACCTTTTCGTAATGTCCGCGGCGCGGAGCAATAAAAACCACCGGCATGTCGCGGTCGATCAAGGCAATGGGTCCGTGCTTCATCTCTGCGGCCGGATATCCTTCGGCGTGGATGTAGCTAATCTCTTTAAGCTTCAGCGCTCCTTCCAAGGCCACGGGGAAGTTGTATCCTCGGCCCAGGTACAAGGCGTTGTTGGCGTCTTTGTATTGCGCCGCGATGTGCTGAATGTGCGCGTCCTCCTTCAAGAGCTCTTCGATGTAATCGGGCACTCGGTCAAGCTCCCAAACCAGCTCGCGGTAGCGGCTTTCAGAGAGCACTCCTCGGCGACGGCCCAATTCCATGGCAATCAAAGTCAATACGGTCACTTGAGCCGTAAAGGCCTTGGTCGAAGCCACTCCGATCTCGGGTCCGGCATGGGTGTAGGCTCCTGCATCGGTCTCCCGAGCGATGGAACTTCCCACCACGTTGCACACCCCAAAAATAGTGGCCCCTCGGCTCTTGGCTAATCGAATGGCCGCCAAGGTATCGGCCGTTTCACCAGACTGTGATATGGCAATTACCACATCGTTTTCGTTGATGACCGGGTTGCGGTAGCGGAACTCACTCGCGTACTCTACTTCGACCGGCATACGCGCCAAATCTTCGAAGAGGTACTCGGCCACCAGTCCGGCGTGCCAGCTGGTTCCACAACCTATGATGATGATGCGGTGGGCGTTCAAGAACTTGCTCTCATACTCCCGAATACCGCTCATGTTGATGATGCCTTCTTCCGGCAGTAGGCGTCCTCTCAAGGTATCGCGCACACTGCGTGGCTGCTCGTAAATCTCCTTGAGCATGAAGTGGTCAAAACCACCCTTCTCAATCATCTCCAAGCTGAGCTGAAGCTCTTGCACGTACGGCGTGATGGACTCGCTGGAATGAATCTTCGAGATCTTCATTTCCTGACCAACCTGAAGCACGGCCATTTCATCTTCCTCCAAGTAAACCGCGTTGTTCGTGAACTCCAAAAATGGCGTGGCATCTGAGGCGATGAAGTATTCCTCCTCCCCGACACCAATGACCAAGGGACTTCCCTTGCGCGCGCAGATGACCGTATCTTGGTTGTTCTTGGACATGACCACAATGGCATAGGCTCCAATCACCTGCTGAAGTGCTGTTCGCACCGCTTCTTCAAAGCTTACGCCTGCGGCGCGATAGGCATCGTCAATCAAGTTGACCAATACCTCTGTATCCGTTTCACTCTTAAAGCTGTATCCCCGCTTTTGGAGCTCCGCTTTAAGCGTGTCAAAATTCTCAATGATTCCGTTGTGGACCAAGACCATCTCTTCGTTCTCGCTGTAATGCGGATGCGAGTTGTGGTCCGATGGCGCTCCGTGCGTTGCCCAACGGGTATGGCCAATGGCCATGGTACTGGTGGTGTCGTGGTCGCCTACTTCGGCTTCCAAGTCACTGACCTTTCCTTTCTTTTTAAAGAGATTGAAGTCGGCGTTTTGCAACAAAGCAACGCCGGCGCTGTCGTATCCTCGATACTCCAATCGCTTGAGTCCGTTGATGACGATGGGATAGGCCTCTCTATGACCCAAATACCCGACAATACCACACATAGGTGCTACGGTTTAGTGTATGTCAAAATCAATTTCATGCGGTCTTCCCCGTATAGGTTCGGGTCGGAGCCTTTCAACACAGCGCGGTTCGCTCGAATGGCATTTCCAGACACGACCAAGACCAGGGTTTCGTTGGGTTCCCCGTCGTTGATCACCGAGTGGACGTGCCGAGCGATGTTAAAGGTATATTTATTCTCGGAAGATTGAAATCCTCCCATATAATGTTCGGTGCCTTCAGACTGGTCAATCAAGGAGCTCGTTTGTCCTTCTTCGTTCATCTTTAGGAGCACCATATTGGCCACTTCTTCCCAAACCATGTTGGACCCATCGACCAGCGGAAATTCAATGATTGCTTGATTGATGATGATGTTGCTGTCCCGCAAAGCGGTTAATCCTGGAATCCGAATAGCCGTGCGCATTCCATTCAAACCTTGTACATAGGCTTCCGGCTCTCCATAGCCCGTGGTGTCTACCGGTTTTAAGCTGAGCGATGTGGCACTGTAGTCGTGGTAGAATCGGTTCGATCGTTGAGCGTTGCTGTTAAAGACCAAGCTGTAACTCAAGCTGTCCAACTCATCATTGTGGTAGTAGATGGTCATGCGCGTAGCCGGGTCCGGCATGTCCAAATAGAACATCTCGCTCGATACCTTGGTGGTGAAGTGCAGTCCTTTGATGTACTGACTGAAGTTCTCGTTGTTCAGCAAATCATCCGCCGATCCATCCAAGACGCGCTGACCAAAGGATGCCGGCATTCTCAAATTCATAGTGTCGGGACCCAATTCTCCTGAACTCACGGTGTCTTCAATGGAAGGCACAAACAAGGTGTCCAAAAGCGGCGTTGGATCAAATTCAAAGGTCTTATTGGAATAGTAGAAGGTGTCCAATACGGCTTCCATCGCCTCGGTCATCTCGTAGATGGTGATGCCGAGCATATTCGGCTGATCCGTTGGACCGTACATCCCCGGGCTGTCAAAGCGGACCGATAACACTACCGAATCACAGACCGGATTATCCTCGAAAAGCACGTTGTTGCTCGGGAGGCGGATTTGTGTGAAGAAGTCCGCTTGGGTAAACCCAAAGACGGGATCCATCATCCGGCCCAAAGGCGAGCGGAAAAGTGTGGCCGTTCCCGTTGAATCATCTGGAAGTCGGAAGGCCGTCAAGGTCAAGGTATCCATGCGCAGAACATCGATCCGATCCTCTGGGGGCTGGATGTCCACCCCAATACTCGAAACGTCCTTCTCACAAGAAAGAAGCCCCACCAGCAAGGCGAGGCTGCACAATCTAATCCAGTGCTTCATGTTCCAATAACTCTTGAGCGGTTGGTTTAGTGCCTTAGGCTACAGATTCTTCTACCAGGATTTCTTGGTAGAACTCTTGGTACGCTTGAGAGCGCTCTTCGTCACTCACTACGTCCAACAACGGCAATCCGCGGTCTGTAGCGTGTGCCTTCAGGTCCTCAGATACGCCTTCGGTTCCAACGGTCACAGCGTCACTGTGCTCAATGGCAATCTTGTTCAAGTTCATGAAGTCCGGTGTAGAAATGGTCTCCACACATTTCTCTCCTTCGTTCAACTTGATTTTCTTAGCCATATCCTCACTGAGGCTTCCACTGAACTCATTGTTGTACAAGGAGTACACCAACTTGCTGTCCTCAAAAATCGGATCGTCCGCAAAGTTCTTTTTCAGGTAAATCGGCAACATGGAAGTCATCCAGCCGTGAGCGTGGATAACATCCGGTTTCCAGCCCAATTTCTTAACCGTTTCCAGTACTCCGCGACAGAAGAACAAGCTGCGTTCGTCGTTGTCCGCGAATAGGTCTCCCTTATCATCGGTCAAGGTCGCTTTGCGCTTAAAGTACTCTTCGTTATCGATGAAGTACACCTGGATGCGAGAAGTAGGAATGCTGGCCACTTTGATGATCAAAGGCTGGTCCATATCGTTGACAATGAGGTTCATTCCAGAAAGACGAATGACTTCGTGCAATTGGTGACGACGCTCATTGATGCAGCCAAAACGCGGCATAAAAATGCGCACTTCGTGGCCGGCTTCGTTCATTAAGGTTGGTAGGTCTTGGGAGAGTTTAGATATCGGTGATTCAGGTAGGTAGGGGGTTATTTCTTGCGAAACGTAGAGGATTCTCTTCTTTTCCATAATCCGCTTTAATCTTGTCAATTGAGAAGACGCGAAATTACGCAAATTTTACCGTTTTATCAAGGATAGTGCTATGTTTGCTTCCTTAACGCACCCTGTCTTCCTATGGATTCTTACCGCCATGTAGCCGACCTTCGGCGGAGATTGGATGACGCCCTCGCGGGCGGATGTCGGATCGGATTTGTACCGACCATGGGAGCCCTTCATTCGGGTCACTTGAACCTCATTGAGCGCTCTGTAGCCGAGAACTCTTTCACGGTGGTGTCCATCTACGTGAATCCTACCCAGTTCAACAATCCTAACGATCTAAGCACCTACCCCAGACAGCCTCAAAAGGACTTGGAACTCCTTCGCAGCGCGGGTTGTGATGCGGTCTTTTTCCCGTCGGATGAAGAGATGTACCCAAAAGGTGTTCAGGCCCATCACTACGACCTGGGTCATCTGGACTCGGTTATTGAAGGCGAACACCGTCCTGGTCATTTTCAAGGAGTCGCCACGGTGGTCGATCACCTCTTCCGACTGGTTCAGCCGCATGTCGCCTACTTTGGCGAAAAGGACTTCCAGCAGGTAGCCGTCATTCGGCGCATGGTTGAAGTAACTGGACACTCCGTAGAGGTTGTGGCCTGCCCAACGGTGCGTGAGTCCGATGGACTGGCCCTGAGCTCCAGGAATTTGCGTCTGTCTCCCGAACAACGACGCACCGCTACCATCCTCTCTAAAGCCCTTTTTTACCTCAGAGATCAAGGCATTCACGACTCCCTTCCCAATGCCTTACTCGAAGCTCGCGCCCAATTGGCCCAAGAGCCATCCATAGAACTTGAGTACCTGGAAATTGTGAACCCTGAGACCTTCGAACGGTTAATTGAATGGCCAGCGCAAACCGAGGTACGGGCCTGCATTTCAGCACACTTAGGCGATGTCCGCTTAATTGACAATGTTGGCATTATTGCGTAATTTTGCGCCGCAAACAGAACACTATGCTCATCGAAGTCTGTAAATCCAAGATCCACCGGGTCAAAATCACCGACGCTGATCTGCACTACATCGGCAGCATCACCATCGACGAAGACCTCATGGATGCCGCGAACTTGATCGAGGGGGAAAAGGTGCAAATCGTCAACATCAACAATGGCGAGCGCTTGGAAACCTACGTGATCAAAGGAAAGCGAGGATCAGGAGAGGTTTGTATGAATGGGCCTGCGGCCCGACGCGTGCAAGCCGGTGACATCGTCATCATCATCGGATATGCCCAAATGGACTTCGAAGAGGCCAAAACCTTTAAGCCCGCTATTGTCTTCCCGAACGAGGAAACCAATCGTCTCAACTAAATCAGACGAGTGAATAAGCGGTTCAGCAAGATTTTACGCACCATCTTGATCCTGGTCATTACCGGGGTCCTTATTTTCTTTGCCTTTCAGGGCATCGAGCTTGACGAACTCATTCAAGATCTCAGCGAAGCCAACTACTGGTGGGTTCTTTGGACCGTCCTTTTGGGTTGGTTTGCCTATGTGGCACGGGGCCTTCGTTGGCTCATCCTCATCGACGCGATGGGATACAAAGCCAACACCTGGCGCAGCATTCACGCCGTCAGTATTGGCTACTTCACCAATCTTTTGGTGCCCAGAGCAGGTGAAATTGCCCGTTGCACCTCTTTGAGTCAAACTGACGACATCCCCGTGGATAAGCTCTTTGGGACGGTGATCGTTGAACGGGTGATCGACTTCATTATTCTCGGTCTCTTCATCCTCACCGCCCTCATTGTTCAATTCGACAACATTATGGGGTTCTTTACAGCCGTTGGTGAGGCGCGTTCAACAGGTAGTAGCGGAGGAGGAATTTCTACACTCCTTCTGTACCTCGCCGGGATAGGAGTTCTAGTACTTGTCCTGTTCTGGGTGTTCCGAAAGCGATTGATGGCTACCGTTCTTTTCGAAAAGGTAAGAGGGTTTATACTCGGTGTATTTGACGGAATGAAAACCGTGTATAAAATGAAGCGCAAAGGCGCATTTATTGGGTACACCTTGATCATCTGGTTCACGTATTTCGGGATGATCTACTACAATTTCTTTTCCCTTCCCAACTTCGACGTCCTCGGCATAGGAGACGGAATAACCATGACCGTCATTGGCGGACTAGGGATGGTGGTACCGTCACAGGGAGGTATTGGGAGCTATCACCTTGCTGTCTCCTACGGGATGACTGTTCTTGGATCTTCCTATGGGCTTGAGGACATCCTCAATAAACAAAGTGGATTGACCTACGCTACCCTCGTCCATACGAGCCAAACGCTCATGTCTTTGGTGGCCGGTTCCATTGCCCTTTTTGCCCTATATTTAGCTCGTACCAGAAAGAATCGGTCTAGCGAATAAACATGGGGCATCTCGACTACGTCCAAGCCAAAATTCACACCTTTCAATCTTTCCCACAGCAGCGCCACTTATGGAGCTTCATGGCGGAAAAGGTGGTCTTCACCAATGGGTGTTTTGACCTCCTCCACTCTGGCCACTTGACCTATTTAGCCAAGGCCCGAGACTTGGGACAGCATTTGGTGGTAGGCTTGAACTCCGACGACTCCGTGAAGCGTCTGAAAGGGGAAAGCAGACCGGTCAAAGGCCTTGAGGACCGCGCCCTGGCCTTGGCATCCCTTAGCTTTGTCGACGCTGTTATTTCCTTTGAGGAAGACACTCCCGCAAAGCTCATTGAGCTGGTCCGCCCCGATGTACTCGTCAAAGGCGGTGACTACGCTATCGAAGAAATCGTTGGCCATGAATTGGTACAGGGTTATGGCGGATTGGTGACCACCATAGATCTTGTTCCCGGGAAAAGCACCACGGGTTTGATTGAGCGAATGAACGAGCATGGCTAAGACCAAAACCACCTATTTCTGCCAGAATTGTGGGACCGAATACGCCAAATGGATGGGTCAATGTACCTCCTGTGGCGAATGGAATACCATCGTCGAGGAACTCGTGCGCAAAGGAAAGGATAAGGCGGGTTGGCAATCCAATGGATCGTCAAAAGCTCCGACCAAACCCAAACCCATTCAAGAAATCGATCTCGGTGCAGAGCAGCGCATCAACACCGCGGGTAACGAGCTCAATCGGGTACTAGGAGGCGGTTTAGTTCCGGGCTCCGTAGTGCTCTTGGGCGGCGAGCCCGGCATCGGGAAATCGACCTTGATGCTTCAGATCGCTCTGCGGATGAAGCGAACCAAGATTTTATACGTCAGCGGAGAGGAAAGCGAAAAACAAATACGAATGCGGGCGGAGCGCATTGGGGTAACCAATGAAGAATGCTACTTGCTTCCCGAGACCAACGCACAGCACATTTTTGCCCTGGCTGACGAGGTTGCTCCTCAAATGCTCGTTATCGACTCCATCCAAACCTTGCACAGTGATACCGTTGAGTCGGCACCGGGAAGCGTATCCCAAATTCGTCAATGTACCGCGGAGTTGATCCGCTATGCCAAGGACTCAGGAGTCCCTGTTTTCGTCATTGGTCACATCACCAAAGAAGGCAACCTAGCCGGCCCCAAAGTATTGGAGCACATGGTGGATGTTGTCCTTCAATTTGAAGGGGACCGCAACTACAACTACCGACTGCTCCGCGCCCACAAAAATCGATTTGGAAGCACCCAAGAACTCGGTATTTACGAAATGCACGGCGGTGGACTTCGCGAAGTCGCCAACCCTTCCGAACTCTTGATTTCGGAAAAAGAGGGCCCCACCAGCGGCACGGCTGTGGCTGCTACATTGGAAGGCATGCGCCCTATGATGATCGAAATTCAGGCGCTTGTCAGCTCTGCGGTGTACGGAAACCCACAACGCTCTGCCACGGGCTATGACCTTCGACGATTAAATATGTTACTCGCTGTTCTCGAAAAACGTTGTGGTTTTCAGCTGGGCCAGAAGGATGTCTTTCTAAACATTACGGGAGGCATTAAAGTCGCCGATCCGGCCATTGATCTGGCAGTAATGGTAGCGGTTTTGAGCTCCAATGTGGATTTGGCTTTAACGGAGAAGGTCTGTTTTGCAGCCGAAGTTGGGCTCACCGGAGAAATCCGGCCGGTTCAGCGCATTGAACAACGAATTAAGGAGGCCGAAAAGCTGGGCTTTGACGCGATCTACATCAGCAAATTCAACAAGGTGAAGGCCGATGATTTTAGCATCCGCGTAGTTCAAGAATCCAAGATCGAACGTATCTTCCAGCATCTCTTTGCCGGATGAAGCCCCTACTGGACATAGAAAATTTAGTTGTTGAGTTTCGCTCAGATAAACGTTATACCCCTGCAGTAAAGGGAGTGAGCTTCAGCGTTGGGCGGGGTGAGACCGTCGGTGTGGTCGGTGAGTCCGGTTCGGGTAAATCCGTGACGTCGCTGAGTGTCATGCGCCTCATTCCGGAACCCCCTGGGCGTATTTCACAAGGTCGAGTCCATTTCCACGAAGCGGATGGAAGTACGACGAATTTACTGGAGCTTCCTCCAGGGAAAATGCGTCAGTACCGCGGGAATCGCATTGCCATGATTTTCCAAGAACCCATGACCTCCTTGAATCCCGTCTTTACCTGTGGAGACCAAGTCATGGAGGCTATTCTGGAGCACCGAACAAAGGATAAAAAAGAAGCTAAGAAGCTCACGCTTGAGCTTTTTGAAAAGGTCAAGCTTCCCAGACCAGAAGCCATCTTCAAGAGCTATCCCCACCAGATCTCGGGCGGACAGAAACAGCGGGTCATGATTGCCATGGCCATTAGTTGTGAACCCGATCTATTGATCGCTGATGAACCCACAACGGCGCTGGATGTCACTGTTCAAAAGACCATTTTGGAGTTGATCAAAGAGCTTCAAGAAGAGCTGGGAATGGGCGTGATTTTCATTACCCATGACCTGGGTGTTGTAGCGGACATCGCCGACAAGGTGGTGGTGATGTACCGGGGAGAAATTGTAGAATCCGGACCCACCGAGGATATTTTCAAACGCCCCGAACACCCCTACACCAAGGGGCTATTGGCGTGTCGCCCGCCGCTGGATCATCGAGTGATGAGCTTGCCTACAGTACAGGATTATTTGGACGGGGTGGAAAAAGATCGACGCGAGGATCCATCGCGCCGTGAGGCGCAGCATCTGAAACTCTACGCACAAGAGCCCATGATTCAGGTCGAAGAGCTCAAGACATGGTTCCCGGTTGAGAGCAATTTTTGGGGTAAAGCGACTTCATACGTGAAGGCCGTTGATGGAGTGAGCTTCGAGGTCTATCCTGGGGAGACCCTAGGGCTGGTTGGTGAATCGGGCTGCGGCAAAACGACCTTAGGAAGAACCTTGCTGGGGCTTCAAGCAGCGCATTCCGGAAGTGTTCGATATGGAAAGAAAGAGCTCATCGGGCTCAGCAAGTCGGAGATGCGGCCCCTGCGCAAAGACCTGCAAATCATCTTCCAAGATCCCTTCTCGAGTTTGAATCCGCGTATGACCGTGGGCAAGGCCATTCAGGAACCCATGGAGGTTCATCGCCTTCACGCCCGGGGTGAGCGGAAAGATCAAGTGATCGAGCTGCTGAAAAAGGTGGGACTTGGAGCAGAACATTACGGCCGTTATCCGCACGAATTTTCAGGGGGCCAGCGCCAGCGTATTGGTATCGCTAGGGCGCTCGCGGTTCAACCGAAATTCATTGTCTGCGACGAAAGTGTGAGCGCGTTGGACGTCAGTGTCCAAGCCCAGGTACTGAATTTGCTCAATGAGCTTAAAACGGAGTTTGGATTGACCTATATTTTCATTTCCCATGACCTCAGTGTGGTCAAGCATATGAGCGATCGGATGATCGTGATGAATGCCGGGAAAATCGAAGAGTACGGTGAAGCCGAAGCCGTTTATGCCAACCCAGAATCGGCCTATACGAGGTCCTTAATTGAGGCCATTCCCGGACAAAGTGCTTAGTCGATAATGGTCAAGACTTCAGGATCCTCAAGTCGGGCGTAGTTGTCGTGATTACCAGGTGCCGATAAGCGCTCAAAGGCATACACTTCCACCAGATCTTTTTTGCCGTAAAGGTGCTTGTTGGGGAAAAAGGCCTTCACCAATCGGTAATCCGGAGCTTTCATCAAACGATCCAGCGGTATGCGCCTCTTGGTCATCCGTGAATCCCAGAGAATAAAAGCCCCTGCGTCGTTGCCTTTTACCTTGGGGAAGTACTTCTTGGGGAAAAAGCGCTGGACCTGATCTTGGCGAAAGGGGTTTTTTTCTGTGAAATACAGCACCATGGTATTGTCGCAGAACAGTCGTTTCTCGGTATAGTCACTCGAGCGGTACCAAGAGCCTACCTCTCGGCTGAACTTCGTGAAATCGTCTTCGGGTTTCGGAAATCGATAATCACTCCATACCTGCTGAACACTGAGAAGGCTGATGAGCGCAACGGCGTAAACGCCCGCTTTTTTGGGCAGTCGAAACAACAGTGACCAGGCCGACCAAGACATCAGTAGAGCCAGAGGGAATACGGAAACGATAACGCGTATGAGCCCCATGGAGCCCGCAATTCCCTTATACCACATGTAGCTATGAGCGGCAACAAAAAGCCAAAAAGGGGCTAGGATGAGGGCTAATCGGGCCAATCGTTGTTCCTTGCTGATCTTGAGAAATAAGGTGATGTGTCCCGCGACAAAGCCCGCAAATACTAGGGCATTGAGGTCTC from Cryomorphaceae bacterium carries:
- a CDS encoding flippase-like domain-containing protein translates to MNKRFSKILRTILILVITGVLIFFAFQGIELDELIQDLSEANYWWVLWTVLLGWFAYVARGLRWLILIDAMGYKANTWRSIHAVSIGYFTNLLVPRAGEIARCTSLSQTDDIPVDKLFGTVIVERVIDFIILGLFILTALIVQFDNIMGFFTAVGEARSTGSSGGGISTLLLYLAGIGVLVLVLFWVFRKRLMATVLFEKVRGFILGVFDGMKTVYKMKRKGAFIGYTLIIWFTYFGMIYYNFFSLPNFDVLGIGDGITMTVIGGLGMVVPSQGGIGSYHLAVSYGMTVLGSSYGLEDILNKQSGLTYATLVHTSQTLMSLVAGSIALFALYLARTRKNRSSE
- the rfaE2 gene encoding D-glycero-beta-D-manno-heptose 1-phosphate adenylyltransferase; translated protein: MGHLDYVQAKIHTFQSFPQQRHLWSFMAEKVVFTNGCFDLLHSGHLTYLAKARDLGQHLVVGLNSDDSVKRLKGESRPVKGLEDRALALASLSFVDAVISFEEDTPAKLIELVRPDVLVKGGDYAIEEIVGHELVQGYGGLVTTIDLVPGKSTTGLIERMNEHG
- the radA gene encoding DNA repair protein RadA, with protein sequence MAKTKTTYFCQNCGTEYAKWMGQCTSCGEWNTIVEELVRKGKDKAGWQSNGSSKAPTKPKPIQEIDLGAEQRINTAGNELNRVLGGGLVPGSVVLLGGEPGIGKSTLMLQIALRMKRTKILYVSGEESEKQIRMRAERIGVTNEECYLLPETNAQHIFALADEVAPQMLVIDSIQTLHSDTVESAPGSVSQIRQCTAELIRYAKDSGVPVFVIGHITKEGNLAGPKVLEHMVDVVLQFEGDRNYNYRLLRAHKNRFGSTQELGIYEMHGGGLREVANPSELLISEKEGPTSGTAVAATLEGMRPMMIEIQALVSSAVYGNPQRSATGYDLRRLNMLLAVLEKRCGFQLGQKDVFLNITGGIKVADPAIDLAVMVAVLSSNVDLALTEKVCFAAEVGLTGEIRPVQRIEQRIKEAEKLGFDAIYISKFNKVKADDFSIRVVQESKIERIFQHLFAG
- a CDS encoding ABC transporter ATP-binding protein; amino-acid sequence: MKPLLDIENLVVEFRSDKRYTPAVKGVSFSVGRGETVGVVGESGSGKSVTSLSVMRLIPEPPGRISQGRVHFHEADGSTTNLLELPPGKMRQYRGNRIAMIFQEPMTSLNPVFTCGDQVMEAILEHRTKDKKEAKKLTLELFEKVKLPRPEAIFKSYPHQISGGQKQRVMIAMAISCEPDLLIADEPTTALDVTVQKTILELIKELQEELGMGVIFITHDLGVVADIADKVVVMYRGEIVESGPTEDIFKRPEHPYTKGLLACRPPLDHRVMSLPTVQDYLDGVEKDRREDPSRREAQHLKLYAQEPMIQVEELKTWFPVESNFWGKATSYVKAVDGVSFEVYPGETLGLVGESGCGKTTLGRTLLGLQAAHSGSVRYGKKELIGLSKSEMRPLRKDLQIIFQDPFSSLNPRMTVGKAIQEPMEVHRLHARGERKDQVIELLKKVGLGAEHYGRYPHEFSGGQRQRIGIARALAVQPKFIVCDESVSALDVSVQAQVLNLLNELKTEFGLTYIFISHDLSVVKHMSDRMIVMNAGKIEEYGEAEAVYANPESAYTRSLIEAIPGQSA